The proteins below are encoded in one region of Flavobacterium nackdongense:
- a CDS encoding DUF3871 family protein: MNLVLNNQEHQIIDETEVIVFPKRNFIEANTICVDMEHLKNDCTIPVFAKDNECTISHYEFINSTKEVVEDILDYKGVLKPDIRVSHVIKGRVPTAIGKPAKELLDEEKTIYYERCAFVIEVPEISEIINGNKLNLTIGGVRSYNQENLFSKKSMEKFKVFVGFQNTVCTNLCISTDGLKEDVRISSVSELKAKVYELINNYKKKEHLNNLEKMNELCLTEAQFCHLVGKMKLYSHLEKEEKQNLFPLAVNDSQLNIVLRDYNVDPHFSKSENKTINFWKLYNLLTEANKSTYIDSNLERNVNAYAFVNHLAKSIENQSHNWFLH; the protein is encoded by the coding sequence ATGAATTTAGTATTAAATAACCAAGAGCATCAAATTATTGATGAAACGGAAGTAATTGTATTTCCAAAACGAAACTTCATTGAAGCCAATACTATTTGCGTGGATATGGAACACCTTAAAAATGATTGTACAATTCCAGTGTTTGCCAAGGATAATGAATGCACTATTTCACACTACGAATTTATCAACAGTACCAAAGAAGTTGTAGAAGATATTTTGGATTACAAAGGGGTTTTAAAGCCCGATATTAGAGTATCTCACGTTATCAAAGGTAGAGTTCCAACAGCCATTGGTAAGCCAGCAAAAGAACTTCTAGATGAGGAAAAAACTATCTATTATGAACGTTGTGCCTTTGTTATTGAAGTTCCAGAAATCAGTGAAATAATTAATGGTAACAAACTAAACTTAACCATCGGCGGAGTTAGGAGTTACAATCAAGAGAATCTTTTTAGTAAAAAATCTATGGAGAAATTCAAAGTGTTTGTAGGTTTCCAGAATACTGTTTGTACAAATTTGTGCATCTCAACGGATGGCTTAAAAGAAGATGTAAGGATTAGTTCAGTTTCAGAATTAAAGGCAAAAGTGTACGAGTTAATAAATAACTACAAGAAAAAGGAGCATCTAAATAATCTCGAAAAAATGAATGAATTGTGCTTAACAGAAGCTCAATTTTGTCATTTAGTTGGAAAGATGAAGTTGTATTCTCATCTGGAAAAAGAGGAAAAACAAAACTTATTCCCATTAGCAGTAAATGATTCACAACTAAACATAGTGCTAAGAGATTACAATGTAGATCCACATTTCAGCAAATCAGAAAATAAGACAATCAATTTCTGGAAGTTGTACAATTTGCTAACAGAAGCCAATAAAAGCACCTATATAGATAGCAACTTAGAACGGAACGTTAATGCGTATGCTTTTGTAAATCACCTAGCCAAAAGCATCGAAAATCAATCTCACAATTGGTTTCTACATTAA
- a CDS encoding ApeA N-terminal domain 1-containing protein: MQSYFGHIFLPNDDDFQKIEGVRLFMDGDDFWIEASINLLGVEKYNLIKGAFTGLGYVSLLECNVRGASIGIGGSEGKLNVKYIICGIQIDNVEDLFFSSLSIIMPTLRTWLNKRIFNEVNIFENNLSLFKHNPIDLGSFEKFNLEIGFYLTQSLGRDTGLAVNDFVTLKIKANSKLSLWEFLEVYKKFKKFLAFIGVYDKNPDFFTFFDKDIKYENLDSLISMKFFMETYNFKNSGIDAVKFPKFDDLALDINMILQAWFKNIDLSDSIDLLLDRYFQTRISNHIAFLNSCFSIEIFHRRYRQTGKELYFQPRLKELKEEFLLVLPERIEFYKFIKKVVDSRNYIAHRTPKDETFSGLELYYASIYIETVTKLCIFKELGFNPLILSQMFINSGHTIDNMFQFNNRLQTGLKKLNK, translated from the coding sequence ATGCAATCCTACTTCGGACACATATTTCTACCCAATGATGATGACTTTCAAAAAATAGAAGGTGTTCGTCTATTTATGGACGGAGATGATTTCTGGATAGAAGCTTCAATAAACCTACTAGGTGTAGAAAAGTACAATTTAATAAAAGGAGCTTTTACAGGGTTAGGATATGTTTCGTTATTAGAGTGTAATGTTCGAGGGGCTTCAATTGGTATTGGCGGATCTGAGGGGAAATTGAATGTAAAATATATAATATGTGGCATTCAAATCGATAATGTAGAAGATTTATTTTTTTCAAGTTTATCTATAATAATGCCCACTCTAAGGACGTGGCTAAATAAAAGAATTTTCAACGAAGTAAATATTTTTGAAAATAATTTGTCCCTATTCAAGCACAACCCTATTGATTTAGGTAGTTTTGAAAAGTTTAATTTAGAAATTGGATTTTATCTTACTCAAAGTTTAGGAAGAGATACAGGATTAGCAGTAAATGATTTTGTTACTTTAAAAATAAAAGCCAACAGTAAATTATCACTTTGGGAATTTCTTGAAGTATATAAAAAATTCAAAAAGTTTTTAGCTTTCATAGGGGTTTATGATAAAAACCCTGATTTTTTTACTTTTTTTGACAAAGACATAAAGTATGAAAATTTAGATTCACTAATTTCGATGAAATTTTTTATGGAAACATATAATTTTAAAAACTCGGGAATAGATGCTGTTAAATTTCCAAAATTTGATGATTTAGCACTTGATATAAATATGATATTGCAGGCTTGGTTTAAAAATATTGATTTGTCTGATAGTATAGATTTATTATTAGACAGGTATTTTCAAACTAGAATAAGCAATCATATTGCTTTTTTAAACAGTTGTTTTTCAATAGAAATTTTTCACAGAAGATATAGACAAACTGGCAAGGAGCTTTATTTTCAACCTAGATTAAAAGAGTTAAAAGAGGAATTTCTATTAGTACTACCCGAAAGAATCGAATTTTACAAGTTTATTAAAAAAGTAGTTGATTCACGAAACTATATAGCGCATCGAACTCCAAAAGATGAAACCTTTTCTGGACTTGAATTGTATTACGCTTCCATTTATATTGAAACAGTAACCAAACTGTGTATTTTCAAAGAATTGGGTTTTAATCCATTGATTCTATCACAAATGTTTATAAATTCAGGACATACAATTGATAATATGTTTCAATTTAATAATCGTTTACAAACAGGTCTAAAAAAGTTGAATAAATAG
- a CDS encoding NUMOD1 domain-containing DNA-binding protein, whose amino-acid sequence MENKAGIIYKVINNETNEVYIGATTQTIENRKKDHIQKSNTGTNRKFYNAISTYGHDSFNWVQIDSATSLDELAQKEIKYILENDSLKNGYNSDKGGGIKKTVYQYNLDGTPVNSFEDLTSAAISINTTKKGISKACWNVNHTLGGYLWSYEQMERFIPESDNRKKVVIQYNLNGNLFAQFISVAEASRETGISKSSIAKCCRRERKQAGGFLWKYS is encoded by the coding sequence ATGGAAAATAAAGCAGGAATAATATATAAGGTAATTAATAATGAAACCAACGAGGTTTATATTGGCGCAACAACTCAAACAATTGAGAATAGAAAAAAAGATCATATTCAAAAATCAAATACAGGGACTAATCGTAAATTTTATAATGCCATTAGCACATATGGACACGATTCCTTTAATTGGGTTCAAATTGATTCAGCAACTTCTTTAGATGAACTCGCTCAAAAAGAAATTAAATATATTTTAGAAAATGATTCACTTAAGAACGGTTACAATTCTGATAAAGGTGGTGGTATAAAGAAAACTGTTTATCAATACAATTTAGATGGTACTCCAGTTAATTCATTTGAAGACTTAACTTCAGCAGCAATTTCGATAAATACAACTAAAAAAGGTATAAGCAAAGCCTGTTGGAACGTAAATCATACTTTGGGCGGTTATTTATGGTCTTATGAACAAATGGAAAGATTTATTCCTGAGTCCGATAACAGAAAAAAAGTGGTTATTCAATACAACTTAAATGGTAATTTGTTTGCTCAATTCATTTCAGTTGCAGAAGCATCAAGGGAAACAGGTATTTCAAAATCCAGTATCGCTAAATGTTGTCGTAGAGAAAGAAAACAAGCAGGGGGATTTCTATGGAAATATTCCTAA
- a CDS encoding AAA family ATPase codes for MKLQQAKRHQVKLRIGLSGPSGFGKSFSALLLAYGMTNDWKKIALIDTENNSASLYSHLGNFNVLSLDEPFTPERYIKAIQLCEQADMSVIIIDSISHEWQSKGGCLEIHEQLGGRFQDWAKVTPRHNAFLDAIILSKCHVITTSRRKVDYSIDKGSDGKTKVSKLGMKEITREGFEYELTVNFEFLNDNHLVSASKDRTGLFAGKPEFIINSSTGKKLIDWCNEGISIEQIKNEINSCTTEESLKLIYAQYPHLSKELYPIVVARKEELDNLSSQVIPNEQIIQQPNPQENEFSIK; via the coding sequence ATGAAACTACAACAAGCAAAACGACATCAAGTAAAATTACGAATTGGACTTTCAGGTCCGAGTGGATTTGGTAAAAGTTTTTCCGCATTATTATTAGCCTATGGAATGACCAACGACTGGAAGAAAATAGCCTTAATTGACACTGAAAACAATAGTGCAAGCCTATACTCACATTTAGGAAATTTCAATGTGTTATCATTAGATGAACCTTTTACTCCTGAACGCTACATTAAAGCTATTCAATTATGCGAACAAGCTGATATGTCTGTAATTATTATAGATTCTATCAGCCACGAATGGCAAAGCAAGGGCGGATGCCTTGAAATCCACGAACAATTGGGGGGCAGGTTCCAGGACTGGGCAAAAGTAACTCCAAGACACAATGCTTTTTTAGATGCTATCATTCTTTCAAAATGCCACGTCATTACCACAAGCAGAAGAAAGGTAGATTATAGCATTGACAAGGGTTCCGATGGCAAAACTAAAGTGAGTAAACTCGGAATGAAAGAGATTACTAGAGAAGGATTCGAGTATGAACTTACAGTAAACTTTGAATTTTTGAACGATAATCATCTCGTATCAGCTTCCAAAGACAGAACAGGGCTATTTGCTGGAAAACCTGAGTTTATTATCAATTCTTCAACAGGTAAAAAGTTAATAGATTGGTGTAATGAAGGAATTTCTATCGAGCAAATTAAAAACGAAATCAATTCCTGTACAACTGAGGAGAGTTTAAAATTAATATATGCTCAATACCCACATTTGAGTAAAGAACTTTATCCAATAGTTGTGGCACGAAAAGAAGAATTAGACAACTTATCAAGCCAAGTAATCCCCAACGAGCAAATTATTCAACAACCTAATCCGCAAGAAAATGAATTTAGTATTAAATAA
- a CDS encoding replicative DNA helicase: MKINNPSTSINSLFENLIQNIESKEENKNIIPTLFSLLDQKFGGISLGELIVIGGRPSMGKTQFAVNLVSNICQQNPVLYFSFDLLPKDLTARFVSCRTNIPVNKIINRQLMGEEIEKIKSVTKDFKNSSVFISDVSSIVIENILAEIHSYVTNYGVRVVVIDYLQLMGSSKINFGREAEIGHICKVLKNCAKELNISLILLSGLSRSVELRGSSKKPQLIDLRESGSIEQLADKVWLLYRPEYYLIDELDDDCGTPSDCILTLIVAKNKNGINGECYFKRNINFTEFKNIEEPSNDFELLPSRLREIEKPFEKFSDDDAPF, from the coding sequence ATGAAAATAAACAATCCATCAACATCCATTAATTCACTATTTGAAAATCTTATACAAAATATTGAATCCAAAGAGGAAAATAAAAATATAATACCAACGTTATTCTCGCTTTTGGATCAAAAATTTGGCGGAATATCATTAGGGGAATTAATCGTAATTGGTGGGAGACCTAGTATGGGAAAAACCCAGTTTGCGGTAAATTTAGTTTCAAATATCTGCCAGCAGAATCCCGTTTTGTATTTTTCTTTTGACTTATTGCCTAAAGATTTGACTGCTCGTTTTGTATCGTGCAGAACAAATATTCCGGTCAATAAAATAATAAACAGACAGCTTATGGGCGAGGAAATTGAAAAAATTAAATCAGTAACGAAAGATTTTAAAAATAGTTCTGTTTTTATAAGTGACGTAAGCAGTATTGTTATAGAAAACATTTTGGCAGAAATACATAGTTATGTAACAAACTATGGCGTTAGAGTAGTTGTTATAGACTATCTGCAATTAATGGGTTCATCTAAAATTAATTTTGGCAGGGAAGCTGAAATAGGGCATATTTGTAAAGTTTTGAAAAACTGTGCCAAAGAGCTCAATATCTCCTTAATCTTATTAAGTGGGTTAAGCAGATCCGTTGAACTGAGAGGCAGTAGCAAAAAGCCACAACTTATTGATTTGAGAGAAAGTGGCTCTATAGAGCAATTAGCAGATAAAGTTTGGTTGCTTTACAGACCCGAATATTATTTAATAGATGAACTTGATGATGATTGTGGTACTCCTTCTGATTGTATATTGACCCTTATTGTTGCAAAAAACAAGAATGGAATCAATGGGGAATGTTATTTTAAAAGAAATATAAATTTTACAGAATTTAAAAACATTGAAGAACCAAGTAATGATTTTGAATTACTTCCTTCAAGACTACGAGAAATAGAAAAACCATTTGAGAAGTTTTCAGATGATGATGCTCCTTTTTAA
- a CDS encoding reverse transcriptase family protein, producing MKHKLLLDKIHSRIEDYNRYFYSSENDVIFRFEQKFFVTKLLSIVTIPDLKILFKVHLSYIEKVINEPNYTSFLIPKKNGGNRLIQSPESDLKKIQMKLNFYLQQYYHWIRPDGIYGFVINPNKKEKICNIVENAKVHTNQKYVLNLDLKDFFPSIKAYRVKELFLSEYFKFSDCVATALALLTTYEGKLPIGAPTSPVLSNFICLELDADLVAFCNKNQINFSRYADDLTFSSNNEITDETINIISEIIKKNQFSINPKKTRLKSSNRKQTVTGLVVNKKVNVDRKTIKMVRAMLYDASNNGITIAAIKHLKLDRNANVVDVSYFLNRLDGYINFISQVKGDDDLLVLKFKSEFKNLAKMKTKHIKSNSYNNS from the coding sequence ATGAAACACAAATTATTATTAGATAAAATACATTCCAGAATAGAAGATTACAATAGATACTTCTATAGTTCTGAAAACGATGTTATCTTTCGTTTTGAGCAGAAATTCTTTGTTACAAAACTGCTTTCTATCGTTACCATTCCAGATTTAAAAATCCTATTTAAGGTACATTTAAGTTATATTGAAAAAGTGATTAACGAACCGAACTACACCAGTTTTTTAATTCCAAAAAAAAACGGTGGTAATCGTTTAATTCAATCGCCAGAATCCGATTTAAAGAAGATTCAGATGAAGTTGAATTTTTACTTGCAACAGTATTACCATTGGATACGACCTGATGGAATATATGGCTTTGTAATTAATCCCAATAAGAAAGAGAAAATTTGCAACATTGTAGAAAATGCAAAAGTCCATACCAATCAAAAATATGTGTTAAATCTTGATTTGAAAGATTTTTTTCCTTCCATAAAAGCATACAGAGTAAAAGAATTATTTTTATCGGAATATTTTAAATTTAGCGACTGCGTAGCAACTGCTTTAGCTTTACTGACTACCTACGAAGGAAAATTGCCAATAGGAGCGCCAACATCCCCAGTACTCTCTAATTTTATTTGTTTGGAATTAGACGCTGATTTAGTTGCTTTCTGCAATAAAAATCAAATCAATTTTAGTCGATACGCTGATGATTTGACCTTTTCATCCAATAATGAAATCACTGATGAAACCATCAATATCATATCAGAAATCATAAAAAAAAATCAATTTTCAATAAACCCTAAAAAGACCCGTCTTAAATCTTCTAATAGAAAACAAACTGTTACGGGATTGGTGGTTAACAAAAAAGTAAATGTTGACCGCAAGACAATTAAGATGGTCAGAGCTATGCTTTATGATGCTTCAAATAATGGAATAACAATTGCTGCAATAAAGCATTTAAAATTAGATAGAAATGCAAATGTTGTAGATGTATCTTATTTTTTGAATCGTCTTGATGGATATATTAATTTTATAAGCCAAGTAAAAGGGGATGATGATTTATTGGTATTGAAATTCAAAAGTGAATTCAAAAATTTAGCAAAAATGAAAACTAAACATATAAAATCCAATTCATATAACAATTCTTAG
- a CDS encoding VapE domain-containing protein, with the protein MIKRRDFKKRIILKIMIIIEKYLNNKYTFQYNVLTNRTFIKAKKDKDFKLLDGYKINSIKRELNNNKYPCSQSDIKSLLESDYVPKFNPFVDYFEKLPKWNRKTDYIQQLIDTVKTTNQEDFAWAFKKWLVAMVACAIEDDITNQAILIFTGGQGIGKTTWMGKLVPDTLKDYFFSGTIQPNNKDNNLLLSERLLINLDELASFNKKQIELFKEMITKGIVSERRAYGHYTENYIRRASFVGSSNHNEILMDVTGNRRFLCFEAKTIELDHTLNMDLVYSQVMHILKEENFKYFFDLEDIARLEENNKMFKQSCEEEEWIEDLFDIVSNSDANILYYSASEIIEYIKKKKNFYQKISPIDIGKIMTSKGFERKKIKGSWKYIVRLKQ; encoded by the coding sequence ATGATAAAGAGGAGAGATTTTAAGAAAAGAATAATATTAAAAATAATGATAATAATAGAGAAATATCTCAACAATAAATATACGTTTCAATATAACGTATTAACCAATAGAACTTTTATAAAAGCTAAAAAAGATAAGGATTTTAAACTTCTAGATGGTTATAAAATTAATTCTATAAAACGTGAATTAAACAATAATAAATATCCTTGTTCTCAATCGGACATAAAATCCCTTTTAGAGTCGGATTACGTACCAAAATTCAATCCGTTTGTAGATTACTTCGAAAAACTTCCTAAATGGAATAGAAAAACAGATTATATTCAACAATTAATTGATACCGTTAAAACAACAAATCAAGAAGATTTTGCGTGGGCATTTAAAAAATGGCTAGTTGCAATGGTTGCCTGTGCTATCGAAGATGATATTACAAACCAAGCAATTTTAATTTTCACTGGAGGTCAAGGTATTGGAAAAACTACTTGGATGGGCAAATTAGTTCCTGACACATTAAAGGATTATTTCTTTAGTGGCACAATTCAACCCAATAATAAAGATAACAATTTATTGCTTTCTGAACGCCTACTAATTAACCTTGATGAATTGGCTTCCTTTAATAAAAAACAAATTGAACTGTTTAAAGAAATGATTACAAAAGGCATAGTCTCAGAAAGAAGAGCTTATGGCCATTATACTGAAAACTATATTAGAAGAGCTTCTTTTGTTGGCAGTTCTAATCACAATGAAATATTAATGGATGTTACAGGAAATAGAAGATTCCTTTGTTTTGAAGCAAAAACAATCGAATTAGATCATACACTAAATATGGATTTAGTTTATAGTCAAGTAATGCACATTTTAAAGGAGGAAAATTTTAAATATTTTTTTGATTTAGAAGACATTGCCAGATTAGAAGAAAACAATAAAATGTTCAAACAATCTTGCGAAGAAGAAGAGTGGATTGAGGATTTATTTGATATTGTATCTAATAGCGATGCAAATATCTTATACTATAGCGCTAGTGAAATAATTGAATATATCAAAAAAAAGAAAAATTTTTACCAAAAAATTAGTCCAATCGATATTGGTAAAATTATGACTTCCAAAGGATTTGAAAGAAAAAAAATTAAAGGAAGCTGGAAGTATATAGTAAGATTAAAACAATAA
- a CDS encoding AAA family ATPase: MIDALKSNFKSALELYDTETEAIPKLLHPFLQKVGLASLVGTSDSGKSTFLRQFSLAIALKQDTFLGFRIEGTTNKVLYISTEDDPSSVSYNIRRQVNRFHYENDALDKSLLKNLEFLFETENLLNNLKLKLEKEPVDLIVIDAFTDVFTKELNSNIQVRQFLNDYDKLAKAHNCLILFLHHIGKSTMKYAPSKDSIIGSQAFEAKMRAVLELRPNKYNNKLKDLWVLKANFLESKFKEKSIVLEMDDDRIFNNTGKKSDKNQNSKTNNPPLVSEVLRLSSEGNTVRKIAELLKETEFNISKSSISEIILKNSKTK; the protein is encoded by the coding sequence ATGATTGATGCATTAAAATCAAACTTTAAAAGCGCATTAGAATTATACGATACAGAAACAGAAGCAATTCCAAAGCTGTTACATCCGTTTCTACAAAAAGTGGGTTTGGCATCCTTAGTTGGAACTTCAGATTCTGGCAAATCTACATTTCTCAGGCAATTCAGTTTAGCGATTGCATTAAAACAAGATACCTTTTTAGGTTTTAGAATTGAAGGCACAACAAATAAGGTGCTTTACATCAGTACTGAAGATGATCCTAGCTCAGTAAGTTATAACATAAGAAGACAAGTAAATCGTTTTCATTATGAAAATGATGCTCTAGATAAAAGTTTATTGAAGAATTTAGAATTTCTATTTGAAACAGAAAATTTACTAAATAATTTAAAATTAAAATTAGAAAAAGAACCTGTAGACCTAATAGTTATTGATGCCTTTACAGATGTGTTTACTAAAGAATTAAATTCTAATATTCAGGTGAGGCAATTTCTAAATGATTATGATAAATTAGCTAAAGCACATAATTGTTTGATTCTTTTTTTACATCATATCGGAAAAAGCACTATGAAGTATGCTCCTAGTAAAGATAGCATTATAGGTAGTCAAGCCTTTGAAGCAAAAATGAGAGCTGTACTTGAATTAAGACCTAATAAATACAATAATAAATTAAAAGATTTATGGGTATTAAAAGCCAACTTTCTGGAAAGTAAATTTAAAGAGAAGAGTATTGTATTGGAGATGGATGACGATAGGATTTTTAATAATACAGGTAAAAAATCAGATAAAAATCAAAATTCAAAAACAAATAATCCACCATTGGTCAGTGAGGTTTTAAGGTTGTCATCAGAAGGAAACACAGTTCGAAAAATAGCAGAACTCTTAAAGGAAACAGAATTTAACATTAGTAAATCTTCAATTTCCGAAATAATATTAAAAAATTCAAAAACTAAATAA